DNA sequence from the Nicotiana tomentosiformis chromosome 3, ASM39032v3, whole genome shotgun sequence genome:
CCAACCATTTCCTTTTTAAACTGCTCCAACTCAAGGCTAATCGTTTCAACATCTGCATTGGCGCGAGTAGCCTCTTCGTTGGCTTTGTTGAGTTCCCCCTTTAATTGCCTGAGTTCTGACTCCAATAAACTTACATAACCAGATTGATCCCAATTCTTTCTCTCTTGTAATTCCAGATCTTCTTTTAACTTTTTCACCTCACATACAACATCGGAAGTGACTTTCTCAGAAGAAGCGCGAAGCTCATTTACTTGTTGGAGTTGCACTTTCATTGAATCAATAAGTACAGACTTGTCCAATAGCTCCTTCTCCAAATCCTGCATTATTTCCAACTGATTTCTCAGAAATTCTACTTCTTCCTTTGCATTTGCAGCTTCTAATTCCAACTCAGCCCCTCTTTCATACAATAGTGTAGTGTTTTCTTCTGCCTCGGTTGCAGTCATACTCAAGCGCGAAACACTCTCATTTAGCTTTGACACATTCCTCAAAAGCTCTTCAGTCTTTAACTTTTCCATGCTCAAAGCAGATTCCATCACTTCTACTTGTGTTAAGGCTTCAAGCTTAGCATCTCTAGCTGCCACTAACTCTCTTTCTGCTATAAGTAGTTCTCCTTGTTTGGACTTCAATTCACTGATGGCGTGTGATAGCTGTTCTCCCGTCTTTACATACTCCAAAATTTGGTCAGCCATCTCCTGAATCCGTGACTCAAGCTCAACTACATGAATCCTCAATCCTCTACATTCGATCATGTAAATCTCCTTCTCGAGTTCAGAGCTCATTAGCAGGGAGCAGTGTTCATCAGCTGTATTTTCGTGATGGTCTAGCTTAAGAAGTACTTGTTTGTGTGCAGAATCCTTCGCTTCAACTTGAATTTTCAGGTTTGCCAAATCTCTTAACACACTTCCTATATCTTTTTCTTTCTCCATCTCCTGTAAGTTAAAAGGAAAAAATGAATGAACAATTAACTTCAAATACATCCCTGCTGAAAGCTGAAATGCTCCGCATTAGATGTGATTTAGACTTGGTTACTTGTCTGTTTTAAGTCATTCAACTTAGCATGTTACACATCATCAGGATAACCACATCTGCATGAGATCATCTTTTTCTAACTATTTTTAGTTACCTAGTCCTCTAAACAGTCCATACCATCTATTGCAACAACAACTACTACACCTCTATCCTAAGCTAATAAGGGTCGGCTATATAAATCCTCATTGACCATATCACTCAATTTAATCTCATCTCAAACCAATATTATACGTTCATACTCTCAATTACGTCCCAAAAAGCATAAAGAATGAGCTAGAGAAAAATAAACAAACAAGAAACACTTTGTAATTACCACCCTGCGGAGTGTTGCATAGACAGCACAACTATGAAGTACGCAATCTCAATTTCAGATAACAATTCAAGCTGATAATAAACATTAGCACTTAATATACTTAAGTTCTAGTCTTAGTGGGAAAATAATGAAAGCAAAAGGGCTTATCTTGAGGGAAGTAGGGGGAAACTAAGTACAAAATTAAATCATCGACTGAAGCAATCTAAATCTTTTACTGGATAGAGGATATAATATATATGAACTTGATCAGCAGTACTAAGTATACTGTGTGCAAAAGAAAAAGTGAGTACATTTTTTTGTGAAGCAGTGCATAATTTGGACCAGTAGTTGGCTTACATTGATACATGAACTGAAACTGTTTTTCTTCTTGTCACTTGATTTCTCTCCAAACAAAGAAAGCGCGGCTTGCACCGATTCAATTGATTTTGTATCAATCTCTCCCATTACTTCCTTCTTTCTCCAAGAGAAAATAAAACTCCTTTTGCCGATCTCCAATAAAGAAATGAACTTTATTAAAATTTGAGAAAGA
Encoded proteins:
- the LOC104121373 gene encoding WEB family protein At5g55860-like, whose protein sequence is MGEIDTKSIESVQAALSLFGEKSSDKKKNSFSSCINEMEKEKDIGSVLRDLANLKIQVEAKDSAHKQVLLKLDHHENTADEHCSLLMSSELEKEIYMIECRGLRIHVVELESRIQEMADQILEYVKTGEQLSHAISELKSKQGELLIAERELVAARDAKLEALTQVEVMESALSMEKLKTEELLRNVSKLNESVSRLSMTATEAEENTTLLYERGAELELEAANAKEEVEFLRNQLEIMQDLEKELLDKSVLIDSMKVQLQQVNELRASSEKVTSDVVCEVKKLKEDLELQERKNWDQSGYVSLLESELRQLKGELNKANEEATRANADVETISLELEQFKKEMVGTREKESEAQVEIAFLQSELHKGRSKIAAAEVADSVAKSEKSALHLALQQLALEAEEAKKENKRLKEASEETQNEEPEEGKGETKAYITIPREEYEQLIKKKEPVYEEPNEMQVLKKELKTATVKINELRTRAEQAISRAEAAEKGKAGLEDQIKRWKEHKERKKAALAALREESISREITEYKADTTPKTLQPLGKVLRMKF